A section of the Pedobacter sp. HDW13 genome encodes:
- a CDS encoding glutaminase domain-containing protein encodes MPASDEKGYQVNYTETEPIGDWKAENYNAGSWQTGTAPIGDDAKTVKTLWKSHDIWVRRTFNVANPKSINELFLKINHDDNIEVYLNGKKVYTKEGWTNTFQYIALSNSDKNALKAGSNVIAIHLLNTAGGRYLDFGLVDKLKDNAEKVQLAKQKSVDINATQTIYNFTCGKIDLKLTFTSPLLMNDLGLFARPVSYVSYQVKANDGKTHQVKVYLSASTNIAVYRPSQVVNTTKYNTPKLSVLKAGTVEQPVLQKASDDMRIDWGYFYVAAPKTSNAIQFVTSEKDAADAFRNGNSASTAKQGKMLALNTLIPFGNVGKTAVEKFVELGYDEIYSVQYFNQNLRPWWNTSGKETIEGQLTAAANEYKSVIAKCEAFNKTVYADALKSGGKEYADLCLLAYRQSIAAHTLVKSQQGEILWLSKENNSGGFINTVDVTYPSAPLYLIYNPQLLQGMLNGIFYFSESGKYPHPWAAHDLGTYPLANGQTYGEPMPVEESGNMIILTAAIAKAQGNADYAKAHWKTLTTWVDYLTKEGLDPKTQLCTDDFAGHLARNANLSVKAIVGIACYAQMAQTLGYTDVAKKYRDIAESMVPKWMEMADAGDHYALTFDNKNTWSQKYNLVWDKVLDLNLFPQKIYDTETKYYLTKQNRYGIPLDSRKAYTKNDWILWTATFAPTRAEFEALVHPVYKHAIETESRVPLNDFYDSNTGIRDNFKARSVVGGFYMKMFADKLKAK; translated from the coding sequence GTGCCTGCTTCTGACGAAAAAGGCTATCAGGTAAATTATACCGAAACCGAGCCAATAGGCGATTGGAAAGCTGAAAACTACAACGCTGGTAGCTGGCAAACAGGTACTGCACCCATTGGCGATGATGCCAAAACCGTTAAAACCTTATGGAAATCTCACGATATATGGGTGCGTCGAACATTTAATGTTGCCAACCCTAAATCAATAAACGAGCTGTTTTTAAAAATAAACCACGATGATAACATTGAGGTTTACCTTAACGGCAAGAAAGTATATACCAAAGAAGGTTGGACCAATACTTTCCAATACATTGCCTTAAGCAACAGCGATAAAAATGCATTAAAGGCTGGTTCAAATGTAATTGCAATCCATTTACTTAATACAGCAGGTGGCCGTTACCTCGATTTCGGCCTGGTTGATAAATTAAAAGATAACGCGGAAAAAGTACAGCTGGCTAAACAAAAAAGTGTTGATATTAATGCCACGCAAACCATTTACAACTTTACCTGTGGTAAAATCGATTTAAAATTAACCTTTACTTCGCCATTGTTAATGAACGATTTAGGTTTGTTTGCTCGCCCGGTTTCTTATGTTTCCTACCAGGTGAAAGCCAACGATGGTAAAACGCACCAGGTTAAGGTTTATTTAAGTGCATCAACCAATATTGCAGTTTACAGACCTTCACAAGTGGTAAATACTACAAAATATAACACGCCAAAATTATCGGTTTTAAAAGCAGGTACGGTAGAGCAACCAGTGCTTCAGAAAGCAAGCGATGACATGCGGATTGACTGGGGTTATTTTTATGTTGCTGCCCCAAAAACCAGCAATGCTATCCAGTTTGTAACTTCCGAAAAGGATGCTGCAGATGCTTTCAGAAACGGAAATTCAGCCTCAACAGCTAAGCAAGGCAAAATGCTGGCGCTAAATACCCTTATTCCTTTTGGCAATGTGGGCAAAACGGCTGTAGAAAAATTTGTTGAACTGGGTTACGATGAAATTTATTCAGTACAATATTTTAACCAGAATTTAAGGCCCTGGTGGAATACTTCTGGCAAGGAAACCATCGAAGGTCAGTTAACTGCTGCAGCTAATGAGTACAAATCGGTGATCGCCAAATGCGAAGCCTTTAATAAAACAGTGTATGCCGATGCATTAAAATCAGGCGGAAAAGAATATGCAGATTTGTGCCTTTTAGCTTACCGCCAGAGCATTGCCGCCCACACATTGGTAAAAAGCCAGCAGGGCGAAATTTTATGGCTATCAAAAGAGAACAATAGCGGCGGTTTTATCAATACCGTTGATGTAACTTATCCATCAGCACCATTATATCTGATTTATAATCCACAATTGTTGCAAGGTATGCTAAATGGTATTTTCTATTTCAGCGAAAGCGGAAAATATCCTCACCCTTGGGCTGCACACGATTTAGGTACCTATCCTTTGGCAAACGGTCAAACTTATGGCGAACCCATGCCGGTTGAAGAATCGGGCAATATGATTATTCTAACTGCTGCTATTGCTAAAGCACAAGGAAACGCCGACTATGCTAAAGCACATTGGAAAACACTAACTACCTGGGTTGATTATTTAACGAAAGAAGGTTTAGATCCAAAAACACAACTCTGTACCGATGATTTTGCCGGTCACCTGGCGCGCAACGCAAATTTATCGGTAAAAGCTATTGTAGGTATTGCCTGTTATGCGCAAATGGCACAAACTTTAGGTTATACAGATGTAGCTAAAAAATACCGTGACATTGCCGAAAGCATGGTACCAAAATGGATGGAAATGGCAGATGCTGGCGATCACTACGCTTTAACCTTCGATAATAAAAATACCTGGAGCCAAAAATACAACCTGGTATGGGATAAGGTTTTGGACTTAAATCTCTTCCCGCAAAAAATTTACGATACCGAAACCAAATATTACTTAACCAAACAAAATAGGTACGGTATTCCATTGGATAGCAGAAAAGCTTACACCAAAAATGATTGGATTTTATGGACAGCTACATTTGCACCAACCAGAGCAGAGTTTGAGGCTTTGGTACATCCGGTTTATAAACATGCTATAGAAACAGAATCAAGAGTACCATTAAACGATTTCTATGATTCGAATACCGGTATTCGCGATAATTTTAAAGCCCGCAGTGTAGTTGGTGGTTTTTACATGAAAATGTTTGCCGATAAACTAAAAGCCAAATAG
- the dinB gene encoding DNA polymerase IV, translating into MSEENNTVLRKIIHIDMDAFYASVEQRDFPEYRGKPIVVGGKPDSRGVVATASYEARQFGIRSAMSCSKAYQLCPTAIFVYPRFDAYSAVSKAIREIFSRYTDLIEPLSLDEAYLDVTEDKLGIGSAIDIAQSIKDAIKNELNLTASAGVSVNKFVAKVASDMNKPDGLTFIGPSKIKAFMEKLPVEKFFGVGKVTAGKMKAMQLNTGADLKNLTESQLVAQFGKSGRFYYKIVRGIDERPVQAHRETKSVGAEDTLPEDTNDDAVMHDLLKQISETVSKRLEKYQLSGKTVTLKIKFADFKLITRSRSFSTPIYQAEVMYKEAVKLLEEAELGASKVRLLGITLSRFYEDGPVEKPESNQLEFEF; encoded by the coding sequence GAAAATAATCCACATTGATATGGATGCTTTTTATGCATCGGTAGAGCAGCGCGATTTTCCGGAATACCGGGGCAAACCAATTGTGGTTGGCGGTAAACCCGATAGTCGTGGCGTGGTGGCTACTGCAAGTTACGAAGCCCGCCAATTTGGGATCCGTTCGGCCATGTCGTGTAGTAAAGCCTACCAGCTATGTCCTACGGCTATTTTTGTATATCCGCGTTTCGATGCCTATTCTGCTGTTTCAAAGGCCATCAGAGAAATATTTAGCCGTTACACCGATCTTATAGAACCCTTATCTCTTGATGAAGCTTATCTGGATGTTACCGAAGATAAATTGGGCATTGGATCGGCAATTGATATTGCCCAGTCGATTAAAGACGCCATTAAAAACGAATTGAACTTAACAGCCTCAGCCGGGGTATCTGTTAATAAATTTGTGGCCAAAGTAGCTTCTGATATGAACAAACCAGATGGCTTAACGTTTATTGGCCCATCAAAGATTAAGGCTTTTATGGAAAAACTTCCGGTTGAAAAGTTCTTTGGTGTGGGTAAAGTAACCGCCGGCAAAATGAAAGCCATGCAGCTTAACACGGGAGCCGATTTAAAGAATTTAACAGAATCGCAGCTGGTTGCTCAGTTCGGTAAATCGGGTAGGTTTTATTATAAAATTGTACGTGGAATAGATGAGCGACCGGTACAAGCCCACCGCGAAACAAAATCAGTTGGTGCTGAAGATACACTCCCCGAAGATACCAACGACGATGCTGTAATGCACGATTTGCTGAAACAGATTAGTGAAACAGTAAGCAAACGTTTGGAAAAATACCAATTGAGTGGTAAAACAGTTACCTTAAAAATAAAATTTGCCGATTTTAAGCTCATTACACGTAGCAGGTCGTTTTCTACACCTATTTACCAGGCAGAGGTAATGTATAAGGAAGCGGTTAAGCTGCTTGAAGAAGCAGAGCTGGGTGCATCAAAAGTAAGGCTGCTCGGCATTACTTTGTCGCGCTTTTATGAGGACGGACCGGTTGAGAAGCCGGAAAGCAACCAGCTGGAGTTTGAATTTTAG